In Chryseobacterium gleum, a single genomic region encodes these proteins:
- a CDS encoding reprolysin-like metallopeptidase: MKKKIILVCALALGLSGLQAQRWEPVSEKVAPVRKEVKVEYAYKFDLSALRDQLKNAPEAGMGGSPVIVFIPAANGKIERFSVYSSPVVEKSMADRYELGAYSGIGLDSPHKRIRFSTAPNDFQSMVFDADTGKYEFIEPINKEKDVYGVFFKSNKSHEDPFECRTSEPEKAKKEMNKLLKTKSVLNSGGFNKSSEQKYRTYRIAISVNGEYTQLAGSVPLAAARINATMNRVNGVFEKDFGIHMIVQDLPQLIFPDPATDPYSNVITNTNGTYSAPAAWNLQLQQTLTNTPGVGNNAYDIGHFFGHRGGGGSAGDVGNVCRNPASNNDATSKGAGITSPSTPDQPFGDNYDIDFVAHEIGHQFGAAHTMSIALHGAHMEPGSGSTIMGYAGITNYNVQMHSDAYFHTKNIEEVGAYVNSQDCGIITPVANTPPSIQPMASKMIPKGTAFVLTASATDTQNDPMTYTWEQYDLATSAFGPVSATRNNGANFRSLMPTTNPTRYFPKFSNVLNGTLTSAADWETVSNIPRTMNFKVTVRDNNPDVAQQQTQSSLMKVDIGNEGPFKVTSATVYNNTPGAVTWDVVNTNSAPYNVQNVKIDYTTDNGSTWTVITPSTPNDGAEPFSFSSLATGASVKIRVSAIDNVFYAIGNATVSASASACTTSAPTGITVTGITRTSASVNWAALVGASYSVQYRKVGTATWTTVPVSTNSYTISGLTESTQYEVQVANVCAGTLGSYSASTNFTTSSFARCSITGTNAADEYISNVTVTPSGMNPVSNSSSNTPYTDYTSDPSKLITLMSGSSGNNISITKAWTGAQYNDGVTAWIDFNKDGVFSSSEVIYTSAPNIATPVSGTFSVPADAYTGGNVIMRVVLGYESQPSSGCSNQQYGEVEDYPVLIQQQLSTSETVKDKSSIQIYPNPVSDVLNVTQISSKAQFIITNMAGQKVMNGQINDNKISVSKLSTGAYIISIEDKGATTNLKFIKK; this comes from the coding sequence ATGAAAAAGAAAATTATTCTCGTCTGTGCATTGGCCTTAGGTCTGAGCGGTTTACAGGCACAACGCTGGGAACCGGTTTCGGAGAAAGTGGCACCGGTAAGGAAAGAAGTAAAGGTAGAATATGCCTATAAGTTTGACCTTTCTGCATTGAGAGATCAGCTGAAAAATGCTCCTGAAGCCGGTATGGGAGGAAGCCCTGTAATTGTTTTTATTCCAGCAGCCAACGGAAAAATTGAAAGATTTTCAGTATACAGCTCGCCTGTAGTAGAAAAGTCTATGGCAGACCGTTATGAATTGGGAGCTTATTCAGGTATTGGCCTGGATAGCCCGCATAAACGAATCCGGTTCAGTACTGCACCTAATGACTTCCAGTCCATGGTATTTGATGCCGATACAGGAAAATACGAATTCATAGAACCCATCAACAAAGAAAAAGATGTTTACGGAGTCTTTTTCAAATCCAATAAATCTCATGAAGACCCTTTCGAATGCAGAACTTCTGAGCCTGAGAAAGCAAAAAAAGAGATGAATAAGCTGCTTAAGACAAAAAGTGTTTTGAATAGCGGAGGTTTTAATAAAAGCAGTGAACAAAAGTACAGAACCTATCGAATCGCCATCTCCGTAAACGGTGAATATACACAGCTTGCCGGAAGCGTTCCTTTGGCAGCGGCACGTATTAATGCAACAATGAACCGTGTAAATGGTGTGTTCGAAAAAGACTTCGGAATCCATATGATTGTGCAGGATCTTCCTCAGCTCATATTTCCAGATCCCGCTACGGATCCTTATTCGAATGTAATAACCAATACAAATGGTACATATAGTGCTCCCGCAGCATGGAACCTTCAGCTTCAGCAAACTCTTACCAATACGCCAGGTGTGGGCAACAATGCCTATGATATAGGACATTTCTTTGGCCACAGAGGCGGCGGCGGAAGTGCCGGGGATGTAGGAAATGTCTGCAGAAACCCTGCGAGCAACAATGATGCAACTTCAAAAGGTGCGGGAATCACTTCACCTTCCACTCCGGATCAGCCTTTCGGAGATAATTATGACATAGACTTTGTAGCTCATGAAATCGGCCACCAGTTTGGTGCTGCCCATACAATGTCTATTGCTTTGCATGGTGCTCATATGGAACCGGGATCCGGATCTACTATCATGGGATACGCCGGTATTACCAACTATAATGTTCAGATGCATTCTGATGCTTATTTTCATACTAAAAATATTGAGGAAGTAGGAGCATATGTCAATTCTCAGGATTGTGGTATTATTACTCCGGTAGCCAATACCCCTCCTTCAATCCAGCCAATGGCCAGTAAAATGATCCCTAAAGGAACAGCTTTTGTGTTAACCGCTTCTGCAACAGACACGCAAAATGATCCGATGACATATACCTGGGAGCAATATGATCTGGCAACTTCTGCTTTCGGACCGGTAAGTGCTACCAGAAATAATGGGGCCAACTTCAGATCTCTGATGCCAACCACTAATCCTACACGCTATTTCCCTAAGTTTTCAAATGTTCTTAATGGTACGCTTACCAGTGCTGCAGATTGGGAAACCGTATCTAACATCCCAAGAACGATGAATTTCAAGGTAACGGTAAGAGACAATAACCCTGATGTTGCACAACAACAGACACAAAGCAGTCTGATGAAAGTGGATATAGGAAACGAAGGACCGTTTAAAGTAACATCAGCTACTGTTTATAATAATACACCGGGAGCGGTTACATGGGATGTGGTAAACACAAATAGCGCTCCGTATAATGTACAGAATGTTAAAATAGATTATACCACAGACAATGGAAGCACATGGACGGTAATTACCCCATCTACTCCGAATGATGGTGCTGAACCGTTTTCATTCTCTTCTTTGGCAACAGGTGCCAGTGTAAAAATAAGAGTAAGTGCTATTGATAACGTATTCTATGCGATTGGAAATGCTACTGTTTCCGCATCTGCAAGTGCCTGTACAACATCTGCCCCTACCGGAATTACTGTAACAGGAATTACAAGAACTTCGGCATCTGTAAACTGGGCAGCTCTGGTAGGAGCATCCTATTCTGTACAGTATAGAAAAGTGGGAACTGCCACTTGGACCACTGTTCCAGTTTCAACGAACTCATATACAATTTCAGGACTTACTGAATCAACTCAATATGAAGTACAGGTGGCTAATGTGTGCGCAGGTACGCTGGGTTCTTATTCAGCATCAACCAATTTTACAACGTCTTCATTTGCCAGATGTTCAATAACAGGAACAAACGCAGCTGATGAATATATTTCCAATGTTACGGTAACGCCTTCGGGAATGAACCCTGTTTCAAACAGCAGCAGCAATACTCCTTACACGGATTATACTTCCGACCCTTCGAAGCTGATCACTCTTATGTCCGGATCTTCAGGGAACAATATAAGCATTACCAAAGCATGGACAGGCGCACAATATAATGACGGAGTAACAGCATGGATAGACTTCAACAAAGACGGAGTATTCTCTTCATCTGAAGTCATCTACACCAGTGCACCAAACATAGCAACACCGGTTTCCGGAACATTCTCTGTACCTGCAGATGCTTATACCGGAGGAAACGTTATTATGAGAGTGGTATTGGGATATGAAAGCCAGCCAAGCAGCGGATGCAGCAACCAGCAGTACGGTGAAGTTGAAGATTATCCGGTACTTATCCAGCAGCAGCTTTCCACAAGTGAGACAGTGAAAGATAAGAGCTCTATTCAGATCTATCCTAACCCGGTTAGTGATGTATTAAATGTAACTCAGATTTCATCCAAAGCTCAGTTTATTATTACCAATATGGCAGGCCAGAAAGTAATGAACGGCCAGATTAATGATAATAAAATTTCTGTTTCAAAATTAAGTACAGGAGCGTATATCATTTCAATTGAAGATAAAGGTGCTACTACCAACCTGAAATTCATCAAAAAATAA
- a CDS encoding M1 family metallopeptidase, whose translation MKKLSYTLLFASGLVFGQFFEKGKVFTKQDTLKGSNTEFRNFWDVKKYDLSVEPDFEQKSIKGNNTISFEIIKDVTNPVFQIDLQQPMKADKVEASFPIANYKRDGDFIFITTNKKFKKGEKYTINVIYSGNPTIAKKAPWDGGWVFTKDEKGNPWMTAADEGIGASIWLPTKDIWSDEPNNGIIMKIITPNDLVGVGNGRLINKKTTGSKTTYTWEVKNPINAYSIIPSIGKYVNFKDVFEGEKGKLDLDYWVLDYNLDKAKKQFQQVKPMLSAFEYWFGPYPFYEDSYKLVESPHLGMEHQSNVAYGNKYQNGYLGRDLSGTGVGLNWDFIIIHESGHEWFANNITAKDQADMWIHESFTNYSETLFTEKYMDKKSADIYVQGIRKLIDNDIPIIGQYGVRNEGSGDMYPKGANMLHTIRQVINNDEKFRQILRGLSKDFYHQTVTTQQIENYISSKSGINFSSVFDQYLRTVKIPTLEYAQNGDTLKFRYTDVVKNLKLPIIINGDQTINPTEEWQTVKLKNNSPVEFNPNYYINYTNTQ comes from the coding sequence ATGAAAAAATTGTCATACACCCTGTTATTTGCATCAGGATTGGTTTTCGGACAGTTCTTTGAGAAAGGGAAGGTTTTTACCAAACAGGATACTTTAAAAGGTTCCAATACGGAATTCCGGAATTTTTGGGATGTCAAAAAATATGATCTTTCTGTAGAACCGGATTTTGAACAGAAAAGCATCAAAGGAAATAATACAATCAGCTTTGAGATTATAAAAGATGTTACCAATCCTGTTTTTCAGATTGACCTTCAGCAGCCTATGAAAGCTGATAAGGTGGAAGCAAGTTTTCCTATTGCCAATTATAAACGGGATGGAGATTTTATTTTCATTACAACAAATAAAAAATTTAAAAAAGGGGAAAAATACACCATCAACGTTATCTATTCGGGAAATCCAACCATTGCTAAAAAGGCACCCTGGGATGGCGGATGGGTTTTCACTAAAGATGAAAAAGGAAACCCATGGATGACAGCTGCTGATGAGGGAATAGGAGCTTCCATATGGCTTCCTACCAAAGATATCTGGAGTGATGAACCTAATAACGGAATCATCATGAAAATTATAACTCCTAATGATCTGGTGGGTGTGGGTAACGGCAGGCTCATTAATAAAAAAACTACCGGCAGTAAAACTACTTATACCTGGGAAGTAAAAAATCCTATCAATGCCTACTCCATTATCCCGAGTATAGGAAAATATGTAAATTTCAAAGATGTATTTGAGGGAGAAAAGGGAAAACTGGACCTGGATTACTGGGTACTTGACTATAACCTGGACAAGGCAAAAAAACAGTTTCAACAGGTAAAGCCTATGCTCTCCGCATTTGAATACTGGTTTGGTCCCTACCCGTTTTATGAAGATTCATACAAACTGGTAGAGTCTCCTCATCTGGGCATGGAACATCAGAGTAATGTAGCCTATGGAAACAAATATCAGAACGGCTATCTTGGCAGAGATCTTTCAGGTACAGGAGTTGGATTAAACTGGGATTTCATTATTATTCATGAAAGCGGCCACGAATGGTTCGCTAATAATATTACCGCAAAAGACCAGGCTGATATGTGGATCCATGAAAGTTTCACCAATTATTCCGAGACTCTGTTCACGGAAAAATATATGGACAAAAAATCTGCTGACATCTATGTTCAGGGGATCAGGAAACTGATAGACAATGACATCCCAATTATTGGCCAGTATGGCGTAAGAAATGAAGGCAGCGGAGATATGTATCCGAAAGGTGCCAATATGCTTCATACCATAAGACAGGTCATCAATAATGATGAAAAATTCAGGCAGATCTTAAGAGGTTTGAGTAAGGATTTTTATCATCAGACGGTTACCACCCAACAGATTGAAAATTATATTTCCTCAAAATCCGGAATCAATTTTTCCTCTGTTTTTGACCAATACCTGAGAACGGTAAAGATCCCGACCCTGGAGTATGCCCAAAATGGTGATACTTTAAAATTCCGTTATACAGATGTGGTAAAAAATCTGAAATTACCTATCATCATTAATGGAGATCAAACCATAAATCCAACGGAAGAATGGCAGACCGTAAAGCTTAAAAACAATAGTCCGGTTGAATTTAATCCCAACTATTATATCAATTATACTAACACTCAATAA